Proteins encoded in a region of the Pseudomonas sp. GOM7 genome:
- a CDS encoding ParA family protein yields MKVWAVANQKGGVGKTTTSIALAGLLADAGKRVIVVDLDPHGSMTSYFGHDPDALEHSCFDLFLHQGNVPQGLPRQLLHGTSHENISLLPSSTALATLERQSPGQSGLGLVIAKSLAQLWEDFDHAIIDSPPLLGVLMVNALAASQQLVIPVQTEFLAVKGLERMITTLTMINRSRKQALPYTIVPTLFDRRTQASMSTLKLLRNTYPDNLWPAYVPVDTRLRDASRAGRTPSQFDPTSRGVIAYRALLKHLLNHQPAAQVA; encoded by the coding sequence ATGAAAGTCTGGGCAGTAGCCAATCAGAAAGGTGGTGTCGGCAAGACCACCACGTCCATCGCCCTGGCTGGCCTGTTGGCCGATGCCGGCAAGCGTGTGATCGTCGTCGACCTCGACCCGCATGGATCCATGACCAGTTACTTCGGGCACGATCCCGATGCGCTGGAGCACAGTTGCTTCGACCTGTTCCTGCATCAGGGCAACGTGCCGCAGGGCTTGCCCAGGCAACTGCTGCATGGCACCAGCCACGAAAACATTTCCCTGTTGCCGTCGAGCACCGCCCTGGCCACGCTGGAGCGCCAGTCGCCTGGACAGAGTGGCCTCGGCCTGGTCATCGCCAAGAGTCTGGCGCAGCTCTGGGAAGACTTCGACCACGCCATCATCGACAGCCCGCCGCTGCTCGGCGTGCTGATGGTCAACGCCCTGGCCGCCAGTCAGCAACTGGTGATCCCGGTGCAGACCGAGTTTCTCGCGGTCAAGGGCCTGGAACGGATGATCACCACCCTGACCATGATCAACCGTTCGCGCAAGCAGGCGCTGCCCTATACCATCGTGCCGACCCTGTTCGACCGGCGTACCCAGGCCTCGATGAGCACCCTGAAGCTGTTGCGCAACACCTATCCCGACAACCTCTGGCCGGCTTACGTGCCGGTGGATACCCGTCTGCGTGATGCCAGCCGTGCAGGCCGCACGCCGTCGCAGTTCGACCCCACCAGTCGTGGCGTGATCGCCTATCGCGCGCTGCTCAAGCATCTGCTGAACCATCAGCCCGCCGCGCAGGTAGCCTGA
- the motD gene encoding flagellar motor protein MotD, with translation MARRRHQEEHENHERWLVSYADFITLLFAFFVVMYSISSINEGKYKILSDSLTGVFNQPDRSVKPIPVGEERPRSSQAQDDTPDDDSEMTDTTLRSIASSVRSAFGDLLQSDQLTIRGNEMWIEIELSSSLLFPSGDALPNDKAFDIIEKVAKILAPYENPVKVEGFTDNLPIQTSQFPTNWELSAARAASIVRMLAMDGVNPARLSAVGYGEYQPVADNATPEGRARNRRVVLVISRDLDNRRNSGSTAAQQGGAGTQPATAPGQGASQP, from the coding sequence ATGGCGCGCAGACGGCATCAGGAAGAACACGAGAATCACGAACGCTGGTTGGTGTCCTACGCCGACTTCATCACCTTGCTGTTCGCCTTCTTCGTGGTGATGTATTCGATCTCCTCGATCAACGAAGGCAAGTACAAGATTCTGTCGGACTCCCTGACCGGGGTGTTCAACCAGCCGGATCGTTCGGTCAAGCCTATCCCCGTCGGCGAGGAGCGCCCGCGCAGTTCCCAGGCGCAGGACGACACGCCGGACGACGACAGCGAGATGACCGACACCACCTTGCGCAGCATCGCCTCCAGCGTGCGCAGCGCCTTTGGCGATCTGCTGCAGAGCGATCAGTTGACCATTCGCGGCAACGAGATGTGGATCGAGATCGAGTTGAGCTCTAGCCTGCTGTTTCCCAGTGGCGATGCCTTGCCCAACGACAAGGCGTTCGACATCATCGAAAAGGTTGCCAAGATTCTGGCGCCCTACGAGAACCCGGTGAAGGTGGAAGGCTTCACCGACAACCTGCCGATTCAGACCAGCCAGTTCCCTACCAACTGGGAGCTGTCTGCGGCACGCGCTGCCAGCATCGTGCGCATGCTGGCCATGGATGGCGTCAACCCTGCACGGTTGTCCGCAGTGGGGTATGGTGAGTACCAACCGGTAGCCGACAACGCCACGCCCGAGGGGCGTGCGCGCAACCGTCGTGTGGTATTGGTAATCTCGCGTGATCTGGACAATCGCCGCAACAGCGGCAGTACGGCGGCTCAGCAAGGCGGAGCTGGCACGCAACCTGCTACAGCGCCAGGGCAGGGGGCCTCGCAACCGTGA
- a CDS encoding flagellar motor protein has protein sequence MDVLSLIGVILAFVAILGGNYLEGGHASALLNGPAALIVIGGTLGAAFLQTPINVFKRSMSVLRWIFFPPRIDLLGGIERVVGWSTVARKEGLLGLEAVADAEPDAYARKGLQLLVDGAEPEAIRSILEVDLYTQEARDMQAAKVFESMGGYAPTIGIIGAVMGLIHVMGNLADPAMLGSGIAVAFVATIYGVGFANLLLLPAGNKLKSIALRQSRYREMLLEGILSIAEGENPRSIELKLQGFMD, from the coding sequence ATGGATGTTCTGAGCCTCATTGGCGTCATCCTGGCGTTCGTCGCCATTCTCGGCGGCAACTACCTCGAAGGCGGGCATGCTTCGGCGCTGCTCAATGGCCCGGCAGCGCTGATCGTCATTGGCGGTACCCTGGGGGCGGCCTTCCTGCAGACGCCGATCAATGTGTTCAAGCGCTCGATGAGCGTGCTGCGCTGGATCTTCTTCCCGCCGCGCATCGACCTGCTCGGCGGTATCGAGCGCGTGGTCGGCTGGAGCACGGTGGCGCGCAAGGAGGGGTTGCTCGGCCTGGAGGCGGTGGCTGACGCCGAGCCCGATGCTTACGCGCGCAAGGGCTTGCAACTGCTGGTCGATGGCGCCGAGCCGGAGGCCATTCGCAGCATTCTCGAAGTCGATCTCTACACCCAGGAAGCACGCGACATGCAGGCGGCCAAGGTGTTCGAGAGCATGGGCGGCTACGCGCCGACTATCGGCATCATCGGTGCGGTGATGGGGCTGATTCACGTCATGGGCAACCTGGCTGATCCCGCTATGCTCGGCAGCGGCATTGCCGTGGCGTTCGTGGCGACCATCTACGGCGTCGGCTTCGCCAACCTGCTGCTGTTGCCAGCGGGCAACAAGCTCAAGTCCATTGCGCTGCGCCAGTCGCGTTATCGCGAGATGCTCCTGGAGGGCATCCTGTCGATTGCCGAAGGCGAGAACCCGCGTTCCATCGAGCTGAAGCTGCAAGGCTTCATGGACTGA
- a CDS encoding protein-glutamate methylesterase/protein-glutamine glutaminase: MAVKVLVVDDSGFFRRRVTEILSADPSIQVVGTATNGREAIDQALALKPDVITMDYEMPMMDGITAVRNIMQRCPTPVLMFSSLTHEGARVTLDALDAGAVDFLPKNFEDISRNPQKVQQMLCEKVHTIARSNRRFSSAAVAPTAVATPAPAQPRPAAPARPVPAPAPTAPVRTSATGGHSAAPKRKAYRLVAIGTSTGGPVALQRVLTQLPANFPAPIVLIQHMPAAFTKAFAERLDKLCRIQVKEAEDGDIMRPGLALLAPGGKQMMVDARGAVRILPGDERLNYKPCVDITFGSAAKSFHDKVLAVVLTGMGADGREGARLLKQSGSQVWAQDEASCVIYGMPMAVVKADLADAVYDLDEIGRHLTEACQ, translated from the coding sequence ATGGCTGTCAAGGTTCTGGTGGTGGACGACTCCGGCTTCTTTCGCCGGCGTGTTACGGAAATTCTGTCCGCCGACCCCAGCATTCAGGTAGTGGGTACGGCCACCAACGGGCGTGAAGCGATCGATCAGGCGCTGGCTCTCAAGCCGGACGTGATTACCATGGATTACGAGATGCCGATGATGGATGGCATCACGGCCGTGCGTAACATCATGCAGCGTTGCCCGACCCCGGTGTTGATGTTCTCTTCGCTGACTCATGAAGGCGCGCGGGTCACCCTCGATGCGCTGGATGCGGGGGCGGTGGACTTCTTGCCGAAGAATTTCGAGGACATCTCGCGCAACCCGCAGAAGGTTCAGCAGATGCTCTGCGAGAAGGTGCACACCATCGCGCGCAGCAATCGTCGTTTCAGCTCCGCAGCCGTGGCGCCGACAGCCGTTGCTACACCCGCACCGGCCCAGCCGCGCCCAGCCGCGCCTGCCCGGCCGGTACCGGCACCGGCTCCCACAGCGCCCGTGCGTACCTCGGCAACTGGTGGGCATTCTGCTGCGCCCAAGCGCAAGGCCTACAGGCTGGTGGCCATTGGCACCTCCACCGGCGGGCCGGTGGCCCTGCAGCGGGTGCTGACTCAATTGCCCGCCAATTTTCCGGCCCCCATCGTGCTGATCCAGCACATGCCGGCGGCCTTCACCAAGGCCTTCGCCGAGCGCCTGGACAAGCTGTGCCGGATCCAGGTCAAGGAGGCCGAGGATGGCGACATCATGCGCCCTGGCCTGGCGCTGCTGGCGCCAGGCGGCAAGCAGATGATGGTCGATGCCCGCGGCGCGGTGAGAATCCTGCCAGGTGACGAGCGTCTTAACTACAAGCCTTGCGTCGACATCACCTTCGGTTCGGCTGCCAAGTCCTTCCATGACAAGGTGCTGGCCGTGGTGCTCACCGGCATGGGTGCCGATGGTCGCGAGGGCGCGCGTCTGCTCAAGCAGAGTGGCAGTCAGGTCTGGGCTCAGGACGAGGCCAGTTGCGTGATCTATGGCATGCCGATGGCGGTGGTCAAGGCCGATCTGGCCGATGCGGTTTACGACCTCGACGAGATCGGTCGCCACCTGACCGAGGCCTGTCAGTGA
- a CDS encoding chemotaxis protein CheA — translation MSFGADEEILQDFLVEAGEILEQLSEQLVELESRPDDMSLLNAIFRGFHTVKGGAGFLQLHELVECCHIAENVFDIMRKGERRVDAELMDVVLAALDAVNGMFNQVRERTELTPASPELLAALARLAEPAGAEQAAGPAAAVEEVTQPEPEPEPEPVAAAPASSDITDSEFAQLLDALGEEAAAESPAAASSASDEITDDEFESLLDQLHGKGQFSAPAAATAPAAAAASAPANEPAGDEITDDEFEALLDQLHGKGQFAAPAAPASGSAAPASEAVPAAPASDEITDSEFESLLDELHGKGKFVPPPVSAPAPAASKPEPAKPAPITPVAPVAKPAAKVEPAAKSEPAAARASAAPAAAEKPASEAETTVRVDTARLDEIMNMVGELVLVRNRLVRLGLNSGDEAMSKAVSNLDVVTADLQTSVMKTRMQPIKKVFGRFPRLVRDLARNLKKEINLELVGEETDLDKNLVEALADPLVHLVRNAVDHGVETPEEREKAGKARAGRVVLSAEQEGDHILLSITDDGKGMDADILRAKAVEKGLLDKDAADRLNEFECYNLIFAPGFSTKTEISDVSGRGVGMDVVKTKISQLNGTVNVFSQKGQGSKIIIKVPLTLAIMPTLMVMLDNQAFAFPLVNVNEIFHLDLSRTNVVDGQEVVIVRDKALPLFYLKRWLVPQAFQEEQREGHVVILTVGSQRIGFVVDQLVGQEEVVIKPLGKMLQGTPGMSGATITGDGRIALILDVPSMLKRYARRF, via the coding sequence ATGAGCTTCGGCGCCGATGAAGAGATTCTCCAGGACTTCCTGGTAGAGGCCGGAGAGATTCTCGAGCAGTTGTCCGAGCAGTTGGTCGAACTGGAAAGTCGACCGGATGACATGAGCCTGCTCAATGCCATCTTCCGTGGCTTCCACACCGTCAAGGGTGGCGCGGGCTTCCTCCAGCTCCATGAGCTGGTGGAGTGCTGCCACATTGCCGAGAACGTTTTCGACATCATGCGCAAGGGCGAGCGCCGCGTCGATGCCGAGCTGATGGACGTGGTGCTGGCTGCGCTGGATGCGGTCAACGGCATGTTCAACCAGGTACGTGAGCGTACCGAGCTGACCCCGGCCTCGCCCGAGCTGTTGGCGGCACTGGCACGCCTGGCCGAGCCAGCCGGTGCCGAGCAGGCGGCCGGCCCCGCTGCTGCCGTCGAAGAGGTGACGCAACCTGAGCCGGAACCCGAGCCCGAGCCTGTCGCAGCGGCGCCGGCCTCTTCCGATATCACCGACAGCGAGTTCGCCCAGTTGCTCGATGCCCTGGGCGAGGAGGCGGCTGCCGAGTCGCCGGCAGCCGCCTCGAGTGCCAGCGATGAAATCACCGACGACGAGTTCGAGTCGCTGCTCGATCAGTTGCACGGCAAGGGCCAGTTCTCCGCACCGGCAGCCGCAACTGCGCCAGCCGCCGCGGCTGCCAGTGCGCCAGCAAACGAGCCTGCCGGTGATGAAATCACCGACGACGAGTTCGAGGCACTGCTCGATCAGTTGCACGGCAAGGGGCAGTTCGCTGCGCCAGCCGCACCGGCCAGTGGTTCTGCGGCTCCGGCCAGCGAGGCTGTGCCGGCAGCCCCAGCCAGCGACGAGATCACCGACAGTGAATTCGAGTCGCTACTCGACGAGCTGCATGGCAAGGGCAAGTTCGTGCCGCCCCCCGTATCGGCGCCTGCTCCTGCGGCAAGCAAGCCAGAACCGGCCAAGCCTGCCCCGATAACGCCTGTGGCGCCCGTGGCCAAGCCTGCTGCCAAGGTCGAGCCCGCCGCCAAGAGTGAGCCCGCCGCTGCTCGTGCGTCGGCAGCGCCCGCTGCTGCCGAGAAACCCGCCAGTGAGGCCGAAACCACCGTGCGGGTCGATACCGCGCGCCTGGACGAGATCATGAACATGGTCGGCGAACTGGTGCTGGTGCGTAACCGCCTGGTGCGCCTGGGGCTCAACAGTGGCGACGAGGCCATGTCCAAGGCGGTGTCCAACCTCGATGTGGTCACGGCGGATCTGCAGACCTCGGTGATGAAGACCCGCATGCAGCCGATCAAGAAGGTGTTCGGCCGCTTCCCGCGCCTGGTGCGCGACTTGGCGCGTAACCTGAAGAAGGAAATCAACCTCGAGCTGGTAGGCGAGGAAACCGACCTCGACAAGAACCTGGTCGAGGCCCTGGCCGACCCGCTGGTGCACTTGGTGCGCAACGCTGTCGACCATGGCGTGGAAACCCCGGAAGAGCGCGAGAAGGCGGGCAAGGCCCGTGCTGGTCGCGTGGTGCTGTCGGCCGAGCAGGAAGGCGACCACATCCTGTTGTCGATCACCGATGACGGCAAGGGCATGGATGCCGACATTCTGCGTGCCAAGGCCGTGGAGAAAGGGCTGCTGGACAAGGATGCGGCCGATCGCCTCAACGAGTTCGAGTGCTACAACCTGATCTTCGCCCCGGGGTTCTCGACCAAGACCGAGATCTCCGACGTGTCCGGCCGTGGTGTCGGCATGGACGTGGTCAAGACCAAGATTTCCCAGCTCAACGGCACGGTCAACGTGTTCTCGCAGAAGGGCCAGGGCTCGAAGATCATCATCAAGGTGCCGCTGACCCTGGCGATCATGCCGACGCTGATGGTCATGCTGGACAACCAGGCCTTCGCCTTCCCGCTGGTCAACGTCAACGAAATCTTCCACCTCGACCTGTCGCGCACCAACGTGGTCGACGGTCAGGAAGTGGTGATCGTGCGCGACAAGGCTCTGCCACTGTTCTACCTCAAGCGCTGGCTGGTACCGCAGGCGTTCCAGGAGGAGCAGCGTGAGGGCCATGTGGTGATCCTCACCGTGGGCAGCCAACGCATCGGCTTCGTCGTCGACCAGTTGGTCGGCCAGGAAGAGGTGGTGATCAAGCCGCTGGGCAAGATGCTCCAGGGCACCCCGGGTATGTCCGGTGCCACGATCACGGGCGATGGCCGCATCGCGTTGATTCTCGACGTTCCGAGCATGCTCAAGCGCTACGCTCGACGTTTCTGA
- a CDS encoding protein phosphatase CheZ, translating into MEHDDSTLGELESSLKKNARELVDSLERGNFGNAVQLINELNKVRDRGLYHEVGKLTRELHNAIVNFQLDPRMPHAKELSQIADATERLNYVVTMTERAANRTMDLVEQSAPLVNDLADEAQSLGAEWGRFMRREIGADGFRELAKRIELFLARSERDGNKLSSHLNDILLAQDYQDLTGQVIKRVTQLVTEVESNLLKLVLMASSVDRFAGIEHDHEVLRAEQQKQKAPSHGEGPQIHADKRDDVASSQDDVDDLLSSLGF; encoded by the coding sequence ATGGAACACGATGATTCCACACTGGGCGAACTCGAGTCGTCCCTGAAGAAAAATGCCCGCGAATTGGTCGATAGCCTCGAAAGAGGCAATTTCGGCAATGCGGTGCAACTGATCAACGAACTGAACAAGGTTCGTGACCGTGGCTTGTATCACGAAGTCGGCAAGCTGACCCGCGAACTGCACAATGCCATCGTCAATTTCCAGCTCGATCCACGCATGCCGCATGCCAAGGAGCTGTCGCAGATCGCCGACGCCACCGAGCGCCTGAACTACGTGGTCACCATGACCGAGCGGGCGGCCAACCGCACCATGGATCTGGTCGAGCAGAGCGCGCCTCTGGTCAATGACCTGGCCGATGAAGCGCAGAGCCTGGGTGCCGAGTGGGGCCGCTTCATGCGCCGTGAAATCGGTGCCGACGGTTTCCGTGAGCTGGCCAAGCGCATCGAGTTGTTCCTCGCGCGTAGCGAGCGTGATGGCAACAAGTTGTCCAGCCATCTCAACGACATCCTGCTGGCGCAGGACTACCAGGATCTCACTGGTCAGGTGATCAAGCGTGTCACTCAACTGGTTACCGAGGTCGAGAGCAATCTGCTCAAGCTGGTACTGATGGCCAGCTCGGTGGATCGCTTCGCCGGCATCGAGCATGACCACGAAGTACTGCGTGCCGAACAACAGAAACAGAAAGCGCCATCTCATGGTGAAGGTCCGCAGATTCATGCCGATAAGCGTGATGATGTCGCCTCCAGTCAGGACGATGTCGACGACCTGCTGTCCAGTCTTGGATTCTAA
- a CDS encoding chemotaxis response regulator CheY has protein sequence MKILIVDDFSTMRRIIKNLLRDLGFTNTAEADDGTSALPMLQSGSFDFLVTDWNMPGMTGIDLLRAVRADERLKHLPVLMVTAEAKRDQIIEAAQAGVNGYVVKPFTAQVLKEKIEKIFERVNG, from the coding sequence ATGAAAATCCTCATCGTTGACGATTTCTCGACGATGCGACGGATCATCAAGAACCTCTTGCGTGATTTGGGCTTTACCAACACGGCGGAGGCTGATGACGGTACGTCGGCGTTGCCCATGCTGCAAAGCGGCAGCTTCGACTTTCTGGTGACCGACTGGAACATGCCCGGCATGACCGGCATCGACCTGCTGCGCGCGGTGCGCGCCGACGAGCGCCTCAAGCATCTGCCGGTGTTGATGGTCACGGCCGAGGCCAAGCGTGACCAGATCATCGAAGCCGCTCAGGCCGGTGTGAACGGCTACGTGGTCAAACCCTTCACCGCCCAGGTGCTGAAGGAAAAGATCGAGAAGATCTTCGAGCGGGTCAACGGCTGA
- the fliA gene encoding RNA polymerase sigma factor FliA, with amino-acid sequence MTAASGLRMYNKAQAQDSQYQLIERYAPLVKRIAYHLLARLPSSVQVDDLIQAGMIGLLEASRKYDSSKGASFETFAGIRIRGAMLDEVRKGDWAPRSVHRNSRMVSDAIRAVEARTGRDAKDHEVAAELQLSLEDYYGILGDTLGSRLFSFDDLLQDGEHGGLHEEAGHTHLEPSRDLEDERFQAALANAIAGLPERERLVLALYYDEELNLKEIGEVLGVSESRVSQIHSQCAARLRSRLMEWRAG; translated from the coding sequence ATGACAGCAGCCTCTGGACTTCGTATGTACAACAAGGCTCAGGCGCAGGATTCCCAGTATCAGTTGATCGAGCGCTACGCGCCGCTGGTCAAGCGCATCGCCTATCACCTGTTGGCGCGCTTGCCGTCCAGCGTTCAGGTCGACGACCTGATTCAGGCCGGCATGATCGGCCTGCTCGAAGCCTCACGCAAATACGACTCCAGCAAGGGCGCCAGTTTCGAGACGTTCGCCGGTATTCGCATCCGTGGCGCCATGCTCGACGAGGTGCGCAAGGGGGATTGGGCGCCGCGTTCGGTGCACCGCAACAGCCGCATGGTCAGCGATGCGATCCGCGCCGTGGAGGCCAGAACGGGGCGAGACGCTAAAGATCACGAGGTTGCGGCCGAACTCCAATTGAGTCTGGAAGATTACTACGGCATCCTTGGCGACACTTTGGGCAGCCGCCTGTTCAGTTTCGACGACCTGCTGCAGGACGGCGAACACGGCGGGTTGCATGAAGAAGCCGGGCACACCCACCTCGAACCTTCGCGGGATCTCGAAGATGAACGTTTCCAGGCGGCTTTGGCCAACGCCATTGCCGGCTTGCCGGAGCGTGAACGTCTGGTGCTGGCGCTGTATTACGATGAAGAACTGAACCTGAAGGAAATCGGTGAAGTGCTTGGCGTCAGTGAGTCGCGAGTCAGTCAGATTCATAGTCAGTGTGCGGCGCGTTTGCGCTCGCGCCTGATGGAATGGCGGGCGGGTTGA
- the fleN gene encoding flagellar synthesis regulator FleN: MGMHPVQVIAVTGGKGGVGKTNVSVNLSMALADLGRRVMLMDADLGLANVDVLLGLTPKRTLADVIAGECELREVLLQGPGGIRIVPAASGTQSMVNLSPMQHAGLIQAFSDISENLDVLVIDTAAGIGDAVVSFVRAAQEILVVVCDEPTSITDAYALIKLLNRDHGISRFRVLANMAHSPQEGRNLFAKLTKVTDRFLDVALQYVGAVPYDECVRKAVQKQRAVYEAFPRSKCALAFKAIAQKVDTWPLPANPRGHLEFFVERLVKQPTADSAV; encoded by the coding sequence ATGGGTATGCATCCCGTACAGGTGATCGCGGTGACCGGCGGCAAGGGTGGCGTCGGCAAGACCAACGTGTCGGTGAATCTGTCCATGGCCCTGGCCGATCTCGGTCGCCGAGTCATGCTCATGGACGCCGACCTGGGTCTGGCCAATGTCGACGTGTTGCTTGGACTGACCCCCAAGCGCACCTTGGCCGACGTGATTGCCGGTGAGTGCGAGCTGCGTGAAGTGCTGCTGCAAGGGCCTGGTGGCATCCGCATCGTGCCGGCAGCGTCCGGTACGCAGAGCATGGTCAACCTGTCACCGATGCAGCATGCCGGCCTGATCCAGGCCTTCAGCGACATCAGCGAGAACCTCGACGTGCTGGTGATCGATACCGCTGCCGGCATCGGCGATGCGGTGGTCAGCTTCGTTCGCGCGGCTCAGGAGATTCTCGTCGTCGTGTGCGACGAGCCCACCTCGATCACCGACGCCTACGCCCTGATCAAGCTGCTCAACCGTGACCATGGCATCAGCCGTTTCCGCGTTCTGGCCAACATGGCGCACAGTCCGCAGGAAGGACGCAATCTCTTTGCTAAGCTGACCAAGGTGACGGATCGTTTTCTCGATGTCGCCTTGCAGTACGTCGGTGCCGTGCCCTACGACGAATGCGTACGCAAGGCGGTGCAGAAACAACGCGCCGTCTACGAGGCCTTTCCACGCTCCAAGTGTGCGCTGGCGTTCAAGGCGATCGCGCAGAAGGTCGACACCTGGCCCTTGCCAGCCAACCCGCGCGGTCATCTGGAGTTCTTCGTCGAGCGCCTGGTGAAACAACCGACTGCAGATTCGGCCGTATGA
- the flhF gene encoding flagellar biosynthesis protein FlhF gives MQVKRFFAADMRTAMKLVRDELGADAAIIGNRRVAGGVELTAALDYQVAPTPVRPNPALEAELRKTQARIANAQAELATRAEEDALKDRQLFANDSLVAPELPVTPVKPQRPVAEKPAPVPSVDPRALDAMRFELHGLRELIEVQLGSIAWGQMQNRRPQQANLWRRLQRMGLSADLAQLLLERVNTINEPRQAWRMMLAHLAHAIKTPKVEPLEEGGVIALVGPAGMGKTTTLAKLAARYVLKHGAQQVALVSMDSYRIGAQEQLKTLGRILGVSVTQVDPGQSLLQALAPVAKKRVVLIDTAGLPSNDPALRLQLESLAARGLKAKNYLVLAATSQNQVLKAAYHSYKRCGLAGCILTKLDEAASLGEVLGLAIGQRLPVAYVTDGPRIPDDLQVPRSHQLVSRAVSLQAAEEPSEDAMAQLFAGLYQGTARRVG, from the coding sequence ATGCAGGTCAAACGCTTCTTCGCTGCCGATATGCGAACCGCCATGAAACTGGTGCGCGATGAGCTGGGCGCCGACGCTGCCATCATCGGCAACCGTCGCGTGGCCGGTGGCGTCGAGCTGACCGCTGCGCTGGACTATCAGGTTGCGCCCACGCCGGTGCGGCCGAACCCGGCCCTGGAGGCCGAGCTGCGCAAGACCCAGGCACGCATCGCCAACGCCCAGGCCGAACTGGCCACCCGTGCCGAAGAGGATGCCCTGAAAGACCGTCAACTTTTTGCCAATGATTCGCTGGTGGCGCCGGAATTGCCGGTCACTCCGGTCAAACCGCAGCGCCCGGTGGCAGAGAAGCCTGCCCCCGTCCCGAGTGTCGATCCGCGCGCGCTGGACGCCATGCGCTTCGAGCTGCACGGCCTGCGTGAGCTGATCGAAGTGCAGTTGGGCAGCATCGCCTGGGGGCAGATGCAGAACCGTCGTCCGCAGCAGGCCAATCTGTGGCGCCGCCTGCAACGCATGGGCTTGTCGGCCGACCTGGCGCAACTGCTGCTCGAGCGCGTGAACACCATCAACGAGCCGCGCCAGGCCTGGCGCATGATGCTGGCGCACCTGGCCCATGCGATCAAGACGCCCAAGGTCGAGCCGTTGGAAGAGGGCGGAGTGATCGCCCTGGTCGGCCCTGCCGGCATGGGCAAGACCACCACGCTGGCCAAGCTGGCGGCGCGCTACGTGCTCAAGCATGGCGCCCAGCAGGTCGCCCTGGTGAGCATGGACAGTTACCGCATCGGCGCGCAGGAGCAGCTCAAGACCCTCGGGCGCATCCTTGGCGTCTCGGTGACTCAGGTCGACCCAGGGCAGTCTCTGCTGCAAGCCCTGGCGCCTGTGGCGAAGAAACGCGTGGTGCTGATCGATACCGCCGGCCTGCCAAGCAATGACCCGGCCCTGCGCCTGCAGCTCGAGAGCCTGGCCGCACGTGGGCTGAAGGCAAAAAATTATCTGGTTCTGGCTGCTACCAGTCAAAACCAAGTGCTGAAAGCGGCCTACCATAGTTATAAGCGCTGCGGTCTTGCCGGCTGCATACTGACCAAGCTGGACGAGGCGGCGAGCCTGGGCGAGGTTTTGGGCCTGGCCATAGGCCAGCGTCTGCCGGTAGCCTATGTCACTGATGGGCCACGTATTCCGGATGACCTGCAGGTGCCGCGTAGCCATCAGTTGGTCAGCCGCGCCGTGAGTCTGCAAGCCGCCGAAGAGCCGAGCGAGGATGCCATGGCGCAATTGTTCGCCGGTCTTTATCAAGGAACCGCGCGGCGAGTCGGCTGA